A genomic region of Kribbella sp. NBC_00382 contains the following coding sequences:
- a CDS encoding ABC transporter substrate-binding protein, which translates to MRLRSFVAAAAVTALGLSLAACGGSDSGDSSGGGSGGDQTLTYWASNQGTSLDNDKEVLTPVLQKFTADTGIKVNLEVIGWNDLQTRIQTATTSGQGPDVLNIGNTWAASLQATGAFLPFDNDAMTAIGGKDKFVPTALATGGKEGEDPTSVPLYGLAYGLYYNKAMFAAAGLQPPKTWEEMVTAAQKLTDPAKKTWGMALAAGSYTENVHFAFINGAQNGADWFDKDGKPTFTSDGNVQGVLRYLDLMQKDKVANPSNAQYDNGTKSVNDFATKKVAMVINQNNADSSIVANGMKAGEYGVVPFPAPQGSPNQTASHVAGINLSVFKNTKHKDAALKFVKYMTDATTQTTLGKPFSSLPVLKDAKPVFTTDAAEAATFQDVYNTKSKPLPLVPAEDQFESTVGKAMNGLFAKIATGGKVSADDVKAALQTAQDQVAAGS; encoded by the coding sequence GTGAGACTGCGTTCGTTTGTAGCCGCAGCAGCGGTGACCGCCCTGGGATTGAGCCTGGCCGCCTGCGGTGGCAGCGATTCAGGCGACTCTTCCGGCGGCGGTAGTGGTGGAGACCAGACCCTGACCTACTGGGCCAGCAACCAGGGCACCAGCCTGGACAACGACAAAGAGGTGCTCACCCCGGTCCTGCAGAAGTTCACCGCGGACACCGGCATCAAGGTGAACCTCGAGGTGATCGGCTGGAACGACCTGCAGACCAGGATCCAGACCGCGACCACCTCCGGCCAGGGCCCCGACGTGCTCAACATCGGCAACACCTGGGCCGCGTCCCTGCAGGCGACCGGCGCGTTCCTGCCGTTCGACAACGACGCGATGACCGCGATCGGGGGCAAGGACAAGTTCGTGCCGACGGCTCTGGCGACCGGCGGCAAGGAGGGCGAGGACCCGACCTCGGTCCCGCTCTACGGGCTGGCCTACGGCCTGTACTACAACAAGGCGATGTTCGCCGCGGCCGGGCTGCAGCCGCCGAAGACCTGGGAAGAGATGGTCACCGCCGCGCAGAAGCTGACCGACCCGGCGAAGAAGACCTGGGGCATGGCGCTGGCGGCCGGCAGCTACACCGAGAACGTGCACTTCGCGTTCATCAACGGCGCCCAGAACGGCGCGGACTGGTTCGACAAGGACGGCAAGCCGACCTTCACCAGTGACGGCAACGTGCAGGGCGTACTGCGGTACCTCGACCTGATGCAGAAGGACAAGGTCGCCAACCCGTCGAACGCGCAGTACGACAACGGCACCAAGTCGGTGAACGACTTCGCCACCAAGAAGGTGGCGATGGTGATCAACCAGAACAACGCCGACTCCTCGATCGTCGCCAACGGGATGAAGGCCGGCGAGTACGGCGTCGTGCCGTTCCCCGCGCCGCAGGGCTCGCCGAACCAGACCGCGAGCCACGTGGCCGGGATCAACCTGTCGGTCTTCAAGAACACCAAGCACAAGGACGCGGCGCTGAAGTTCGTCAAGTACATGACGGACGCGACCACCCAGACGACGCTGGGCAAGCCGTTCTCCTCGCTGCCGGTGCTCAAGGACGCCAAGCCGGTCTTCACCACCGACGCGGCCGAGGCGGCGACCTTCCAGGACGTCTACAACACCAAGTCGAAGCCGCTGCCGCTGGTACCGGCCGAGGACCAGTTCGAGAGCACCGTCGGCAAGGCGATGAACGGTCTCTTCGCGAAGATCGCCACCGGCGGCAAGGTCAGCGCCGATGACGTGAAGGCGGCCCTCCAGACGGCTCAGGACCAAGTGGCGGCCGGCAGCTGA
- a CDS encoding carbohydrate ABC transporter permease: MAVVTDEAPAATATKPSRRGLDRRPGLSRKLPYLLLAPAVVLELLIHIVPMLVGIWMSFVKLTKFFIANWSAAPWAGFNNYRVAVDFHNAVGEGLLKSFGVTVAFSLITLAISWILGMAAAVALQPPFKGRSAVRTLFLVPYALPAYAGILTWNFMLQRDTGAVNHILVENLGLTSDRPFWLIGGNALASLITVAVWKLWPFAFLTLMAGLQSIPRDVYEAAAVDGAGSIRQWRNITLPALRPVNLVLVLVLFLWTFSDFNTPYVLFGNAQPPAGDLITFHIYNASFLTWNFGSGAAMSVLLLIFLMIVTGAYLIVTGRRSRRA; this comes from the coding sequence ATGGCTGTAGTCACCGACGAAGCCCCCGCCGCGACGGCTACCAAGCCGTCGCGGCGGGGGCTCGACCGCCGTCCCGGTCTGAGCCGGAAGCTCCCCTACCTGCTGCTCGCTCCGGCAGTCGTGCTGGAGTTGCTGATCCACATCGTGCCGATGCTGGTCGGCATCTGGATGAGCTTCGTGAAGCTGACCAAGTTCTTCATCGCGAACTGGTCGGCGGCGCCGTGGGCCGGCTTCAACAACTACCGGGTCGCCGTCGACTTCCACAACGCGGTCGGCGAAGGCCTGCTGAAGTCCTTCGGCGTCACGGTCGCCTTCTCGCTGATCACCTTGGCCATCTCCTGGATTCTCGGGATGGCGGCGGCGGTCGCGCTGCAACCACCGTTCAAGGGGCGCAGCGCGGTACGGACGTTGTTCCTCGTGCCGTACGCGCTGCCCGCGTACGCCGGGATCCTGACCTGGAACTTCATGCTCCAGCGCGACACCGGGGCGGTGAACCACATCCTGGTCGAGAACCTCGGGCTGACCAGTGACCGGCCGTTCTGGCTGATCGGCGGCAACGCGCTGGCCTCGCTGATCACGGTCGCGGTCTGGAAGCTGTGGCCGTTCGCCTTCCTCACCTTGATGGCCGGGCTGCAGAGCATCCCGCGCGATGTCTACGAGGCGGCCGCGGTCGACGGCGCCGGGTCGATCCGGCAGTGGCGCAACATCACGCTGCCCGCCTTGCGACCGGTCAACCTGGTGCTCGTGCTGGTGCTGTTCCTGTGGACGTTCAGCGACTTCAACACCCCGTACGTGCTGTTCGGCAACGCGCAGCCGCCCGCGGGTGACCTGATCACCTTCCACATCTACAACGCGTCGTTCCTGACCTGGAACTTCGGCTCCGGCGCGGCGATGTCCGTGCTGCTGCTGATCTTCCTGATGATCGTCACCGGCGCCTATCTGATCGTCACCGGCCGGAGGTCTCGTCGTGCGTGA
- a CDS encoding LacI family DNA-binding transcriptional regulator, producing the protein MQGGSSGGQRSQRVTISDLARRLDISKASVSYALNGRSGVSEETRQRVLSLAAELGFHPNSAAVALSASRTRTIGIVIARDPALISTEAFYMRTLVGIEQYLNEVDSSLLLRLTGEQGQDLDVLRRWSRQGRVDGFILFDEHNDDPRVPLLKELGVPCVVVSSNAPDDGVGRLISSPEQTVQLLVDHLEELGHKDIAHVSGPFTFVHEQLRVKLLKEHAEARGIRVTHFEGNYQYADGAALTRKVLQTKNRPTALILGNDLMAVAALRVAVELGTAVPDELSIIAWDDSPLCELALPGITAVDQQTMERGRMAADLLFRIAAGESGLHWETPSGVLRVRDSTAPVTPKITVE; encoded by the coding sequence ATGCAAGGCGGCAGCAGTGGGGGGCAGCGCAGTCAGCGCGTCACGATCAGCGACCTCGCGCGCCGGCTCGACATCTCCAAGGCCTCGGTCTCGTACGCGCTGAACGGCCGCTCCGGCGTCAGCGAGGAGACCCGCCAGCGGGTGCTCAGCCTGGCCGCCGAGCTCGGCTTCCACCCGAACTCCGCCGCCGTCGCGCTGTCCGCGAGCCGGACCAGGACGATCGGCATCGTGATCGCCCGCGACCCGGCACTGATCTCGACCGAGGCGTTCTACATGCGCACCCTGGTCGGCATCGAGCAGTACCTGAACGAGGTCGACTCCTCCCTCCTGCTCCGGCTGACCGGCGAGCAGGGCCAGGATCTCGACGTACTCCGCCGTTGGAGCCGCCAAGGCCGCGTCGACGGCTTCATCCTGTTCGACGAGCACAACGACGACCCGAGGGTCCCGCTGCTCAAGGAGCTCGGGGTCCCGTGCGTGGTGGTCAGCTCGAACGCGCCCGACGACGGCGTCGGCCGGCTGATCAGCTCGCCGGAGCAGACCGTCCAGCTCCTGGTCGACCACCTCGAAGAGCTTGGCCACAAGGACATCGCGCACGTCAGCGGCCCGTTCACCTTCGTCCACGAGCAACTCCGGGTGAAGCTCCTCAAAGAGCACGCCGAGGCGCGCGGCATCCGGGTCACCCACTTCGAAGGCAACTACCAGTACGCCGACGGCGCCGCGCTGACCCGCAAGGTGCTGCAGACCAAGAACCGGCCGACCGCGCTCATCCTGGGCAACGACCTGATGGCCGTCGCCGCCCTCCGGGTCGCGGTCGAGCTCGGTACCGCGGTACCGGATGAGCTCTCGATCATCGCCTGGGACGACTCGCCGCTGTGCGAGCTCGCACTGCCCGGGATCACGGCCGTCGACCAGCAGACGATGGAACGCGGCCGGATGGCGGCGGATCTGCTGTTCCGGATCGCGGCCGGCGAGTCCGGCCTGCATTGGGAAACACCTTCCGGGGTACTGCGCGTGCGGGACTCCACCGCACCAGTGACCCCGAAGATCACGGTGGAGTAA
- a CDS encoding carbohydrate ABC transporter permease produces the protein MRDTKGFKAYRAVVLTVLGLFVLVPLYVMVTSSLKPLSDVQGAFTWWPSHITLDPFVDMWKTVPLARYFVNSTIVSVVATVCSVAIAILAAFAVSRFRFRGRSVFTTTVLSTQMFPGVLFLLPLFLIFVNINNSIGVQLVGTRLGLIITYLTFSLPFSIWMLAGYFDSIPRELDEAALVDGCGPMGALARVVLPAARPGVIAVAIYSFMTAWGEVLFASVMTTESNRTLSVGLRQYSTQTNVYWNQIMAAALVVSIPVVIGFLLAQRHFVAGVTAGAVK, from the coding sequence GTGCGTGACACCAAGGGATTCAAGGCTTATCGCGCGGTCGTGCTGACCGTGCTCGGGCTGTTCGTGCTCGTCCCCCTCTACGTGATGGTGACGTCGTCGCTGAAACCGCTGAGCGACGTCCAGGGCGCCTTCACCTGGTGGCCGTCGCACATCACCCTCGATCCGTTCGTGGACATGTGGAAGACGGTGCCGCTGGCCCGGTACTTCGTGAACAGCACGATCGTCTCGGTGGTGGCCACGGTCTGCTCGGTCGCGATCGCGATCCTGGCCGCGTTCGCGGTGTCCCGGTTCCGGTTCCGCGGCCGGAGCGTCTTCACCACCACGGTGCTGTCGACGCAGATGTTCCCCGGCGTGCTGTTCCTGCTGCCGCTGTTCCTGATCTTCGTGAACATCAACAACTCGATCGGGGTGCAGCTGGTCGGCACCCGGCTCGGCCTGATCATCACGTACCTGACGTTCAGCCTGCCGTTCTCGATCTGGATGCTCGCCGGGTACTTCGACAGCATCCCGCGCGAGCTGGACGAGGCGGCGCTGGTCGACGGGTGCGGGCCGATGGGCGCGCTCGCGCGCGTAGTACTGCCAGCTGCCCGGCCGGGCGTGATCGCGGTGGCGATCTACTCGTTCATGACGGCGTGGGGTGAGGTGCTGTTCGCCTCGGTGATGACGACCGAGTCCAACCGGACGTTGTCGGTCGGACTTCGGCAGTACTCGACCCAGACCAACGTCTACTGGAACCAGATCATGGCCGCTGCCCTGGTGGTCAGCATCCCCGTGGTCATCGGCTTCCTGCTCGCCCAGCGCCACTTCGTCGCCGGCGTGACCGCGGGAGCCGTCAAGTAG
- a CDS encoding acyltransferase, with product MTSSSMTSAAHRLDFLPWEYGGASLAERERQLERQRGLTGSVELAADAYVAESAAVFCEVLRMGERSYIAAHAYVTGEIQLGADTTINPFTAVRGKVTLGDGVRIGAHTSILAFNHGTTPDRPIHQQPHSSQGITVGDDVWIGSNAVILDGVTIGPHSIIGAGAVVTKNVDPWSVVAGNPARKLRDRRHPKPAAPVGLAERAATFANKARGQVDALLARCFEDGRFVDQPGGEAAVRPWCDAIEIADLLVRRAPAGHSTEDLVSRLRSAEVSVLDGPGSYHVLCVGYALQLLGSGFEHPISVDLNTDQFDELPWARNAWSAGAAIDSVGTAIARNLKDHGDSSMLFTLMGWLTTRADPETGMWGQPHPDDGWLQVVNGFYRLTRGTYAQYGLPLPYPEAAIRTLLVHSQDQRVFTGDGFNACNVLDVIHPLWLAGKQTDYGRAEGRQWAERMLAAILDRWVDNAGFAFAPDGTDARAIPGLQGTEMWLAIIWLLTDYLGFSDVLGYRPRGVHRPEPLITLTR from the coding sequence ATGACCTCGTCCAGTATGACGTCCGCCGCTCACCGCCTGGATTTCCTCCCCTGGGAGTACGGCGGCGCCTCCCTTGCTGAGCGTGAGCGCCAGCTGGAACGCCAGCGTGGGCTGACCGGCTCGGTGGAGCTGGCGGCCGACGCGTACGTTGCGGAGAGTGCCGCTGTCTTCTGCGAGGTGCTCCGGATGGGGGAGCGCTCTTACATCGCTGCCCACGCCTACGTCACCGGCGAGATCCAGCTCGGCGCGGACACCACCATCAACCCGTTCACCGCAGTCCGCGGCAAGGTCACCCTCGGTGACGGTGTCCGGATCGGCGCCCACACCTCCATCCTGGCCTTCAACCACGGCACGACCCCCGACCGTCCGATCCACCAACAGCCCCACTCCTCCCAGGGCATCACCGTCGGCGACGACGTCTGGATCGGCTCGAACGCGGTAATCCTCGACGGCGTAACCATCGGCCCCCACAGCATCATCGGCGCCGGCGCCGTCGTCACCAAGAACGTCGACCCCTGGTCGGTCGTCGCAGGCAACCCAGCCCGCAAACTCCGCGACCGCCGCCACCCAAAACCCGCCGCCCCCGTGGGTCTTGCTGAGCGAGCCGCCACCTTCGCCAATAAGGCACGTGGGCAGGTAGATGCCTTGCTGGCAAGGTGTTTTGAGGATGGCCGGTTTGTGGATCAGCCTGGAGGTGAGGCTGCTGTCCGGCCATGGTGTGATGCGATTGAGATTGCTGATCTGCTGGTACGGCGTGCGCCTGCTGGGCATTCGACTGAGGATCTCGTCAGCCGGTTGCGGTCAGCTGAAGTCTCCGTGCTCGATGGCCCCGGGAGCTATCACGTGCTCTGCGTCGGCTATGCGTTGCAACTGCTTGGTAGTGGCTTTGAGCATCCAATCTCGGTGGACCTCAACACAGACCAGTTCGACGAGTTGCCGTGGGCAAGGAATGCATGGAGTGCCGGCGCGGCGATCGACTCCGTCGGTACGGCGATCGCCCGGAACCTCAAGGATCATGGGGATTCCAGCATGCTCTTCACCTTGATGGGATGGCTCACCACTCGCGCCGACCCCGAGACCGGCATGTGGGGGCAGCCCCACCCCGACGATGGCTGGCTGCAGGTCGTCAACGGTTTCTACCGGCTCACGCGCGGTACCTACGCACAGTACGGGCTCCCATTGCCGTACCCCGAAGCGGCGATCCGCACCCTCCTGGTCCACTCGCAAGACCAGCGCGTCTTCACCGGCGACGGCTTCAACGCCTGCAACGTGCTCGACGTCATCCACCCACTCTGGCTGGCCGGCAAGCAGACCGACTACGGCCGCGCGGAAGGCCGCCAATGGGCAGAGCGCATGCTGGCCGCCATCCTCGACCGCTGGGTCGACAACGCCGGTTTCGCCTTCGCCCCCGACGGTACCGACGCCCGCGCAATCCCCGGCCTGCAGGGCACCGAGATGTGGCTAGCCATCATCTGGCTCCTCACCGACTACCTCGGCTTCTCCGACGTACTCGGCTACCGCCCCCGCGGAGTACACCGCCCCGAACCGCTGATCACCCTCACCCGTTGA